Proteins encoded by one window of Clostridium bornimense:
- a CDS encoding STAS-like domain-containing protein yields the protein MNLVIKDIIGSKVASENEQGDLIFDEIATSLDKSEAEILLDFSGLKLITTAFLNNAIGKLYKNYGKEKLNNRLKIKNITDKGDVELLKLVILNAMEAA from the coding sequence ATGAATTTAGTAATTAAAGATATTATTGGTTCTAAAGTTGCTTCAGAGAATGAACAAGGCGATTTAATTTTTGATGAAATAGCCACTAGCCTTGATAAAAGTGAAGCAGAAATTTTGTTAGATTTTTCTGGATTGAAACTTATTACTACAGCTTTCCTTAATAATGCAATAGGGAAGCTTTACAAGAATTATGGAAAAGAAAAATTAAATAATAGGTTAAAAATAAAAAATATAACTGATAAAGGTGATGTAGAATTGCTAAAGTTAGTTATATTAAATGCAATGGAAGCAGCATAA
- a CDS encoding MATE family efflux transporter has translation MEEKQTRNKIGIMPINKLMLSMGIPMILSMMLQAAYNIVDSAFVSNMDVNGEAAINALTLAFPIQMVIVAIGIGTGVGANALLAKSLGQNNREKASKVAGNAIFLAVVIYIVFLLFGFLGVKAYISTQTSNVLISEMAVEYLRICCVASFGIVFFSIFEKLLQSTGKSIFSTIAQIAGAITNIILDPILIYGLLGIPKFGVKGAAYATVIGQVVSLVVALTFHIKYNKEIKNGLHYMKPSTGIIKEIYAIGLPAIIAQVLTSVMTYGLNIIFGTISENTVTAYGLYYKIQQFVLFAAFGLRDAITPIISFNYGMQSRTRVKDGIKYGMMYTFIIMIVGTLVLEIFAIPFSKVFGLSGETQSLCIDAIRIISVSFVFAGANIAFQGIFQALDSGVPSLVISVLRQIIFVLPVAWGFSIVARQCSDYTWLIWTTIPLAEVLSLIFAVFFMKNINKKKVSML, from the coding sequence ATGGAAGAAAAACAAACAAGAAATAAAATAGGAATAATGCCTATAAATAAGCTAATGTTGTCAATGGGTATTCCGATGATTTTATCTATGATGCTACAAGCAGCTTATAATATTGTAGATAGCGCATTTGTTTCTAATATGGATGTCAATGGAGAAGCAGCTATAAATGCATTAACACTAGCTTTTCCAATACAGATGGTGATAGTAGCTATCGGAATAGGTACAGGTGTTGGAGCCAATGCTCTTCTTGCAAAAAGTTTGGGACAAAATAATAGAGAAAAAGCAAGCAAAGTAGCTGGTAATGCTATTTTTCTTGCTGTAGTAATTTATATTGTGTTTCTACTATTTGGATTTTTAGGGGTAAAAGCTTATATTTCTACTCAAACATCTAATGTATTGATTTCAGAAATGGCAGTAGAATATTTAAGAATATGTTGCGTAGCATCATTTGGTATTGTATTCTTTTCAATCTTTGAAAAGCTATTGCAATCTACTGGAAAATCTATATTTTCAACTATAGCACAGATAGCTGGGGCAATTACTAATATTATATTAGATCCAATATTAATCTATGGGTTATTAGGAATACCTAAGTTCGGTGTAAAAGGAGCAGCTTATGCTACTGTAATAGGACAAGTTGTATCTTTAGTTGTAGCACTTACATTTCATATAAAATATAATAAGGAAATCAAAAATGGCTTACATTATATGAAACCTTCAACTGGAATTATAAAAGAAATATATGCTATTGGGTTACCTGCAATTATTGCACAAGTGCTTACATCAGTTATGACATATGGACTTAATATTATATTTGGTACTATAAGTGAAAATACAGTTACGGCATATGGTTTATATTATAAAATTCAACAATTTGTACTGTTTGCTGCATTTGGACTTAGAGATGCTATCACACCAATTATATCTTTTAATTATGGTATGCAAAGTAGGACACGTGTTAAAGATGGAATAAAATATGGTATGATGTATACCTTTATCATTATGATTGTTGGTACTTTAGTATTAGAGATATTTGCAATTCCGTTTTCTAAAGTTTTTGGTTTATCAGGGGAAACACAAAGTTTATGTATTGATGCCATTCGTATTATATCTGTTAGCTTTGTATTTGCTGGTGCTAATATTGCATTTCAAGGAATATTTCAAGCCTTGGATAGTGGTGTCCCATCGCTAGTTATTTCTGTTTTAAGACAAATTATTTTTGTACTACCTGTTGCATGGGGATTTTCTATTGTAGCAAGGCAATGTAGTGATTATACATGGTTAATTTGGACTACAATTCCACTAGCTGAAGTTTTATCACTTATCTTTGCAGTATTTTTTATGAAAAATATAAATAAGAAAAAAGTAAGTATGTTGTAA
- a CDS encoding nucleoside triphosphate pyrophosphohydrolase, with product MKTYNKLVRDKIPEIIKADGKNCDTIIVSGEEKKELLRAKLMEEVNEYLEDDNLEELADVMEVLFGLANELGFSEEDLLKKREEKLKARGGFKEGIVLNRTY from the coding sequence ATGAAAACATACAATAAGTTAGTAAGAGATAAAATACCTGAAATAATAAAAGCTGATGGAAAGAATTGCGATACTATAATAGTTTCAGGAGAAGAGAAAAAAGAATTATTAAGAGCAAAACTAATGGAAGAAGTTAATGAATATTTAGAAGATGACAACTTAGAAGAATTAGCCGATGTTATGGAAGTATTATTTGGATTAGCTAATGAGCTTGGATTTAGTGAGGAAGATTTACTTAAAAAGAGAGAGGAAAAACTTAAAGCTAGAGGTGGGTTTAAGGAAGGAATAGTTTTGAATCGTACATATTAA
- a CDS encoding MerR family transcriptional regulator: MTITEVSEKFGLTADTLRYYERIGLLPKVNRNKSGNRDYTEEDCNWISFIKCMRSAGLSIEVLIEYVALFQKGEETIHLRKELLIEQRKQLADKIEEMQNTLAYLDKKIYGYEDKLLKCESKLKKF; encoded by the coding sequence TTGACTATTACAGAGGTCAGTGAAAAATTTGGATTAACAGCAGATACATTGCGGTATTATGAGAGAATTGGTTTACTTCCAAAGGTTAATCGGAATAAAAGTGGAAATCGTGATTATACTGAAGAAGATTGTAATTGGATAAGTTTTATTAAATGTATGAGAAGTGCAGGACTTTCTATTGAAGTACTTATTGAGTATGTTGCTTTGTTTCAAAAGGGCGAGGAAACAATTCACCTAAGAAAGGAATTGTTAATAGAACAAAGGAAACAACTTGCTGATAAAATTGAAGAAATGCAAAATACATTAGCATATCTTGATAAAAAAATCTATGGTTATGAAGATAAATTATTAAAATGTGAGTCTAAGCTTAAAAAATTTTAA
- a CDS encoding MarR family winged helix-turn-helix transcriptional regulator: protein MKYIISEDNDSVLNFGDMDKSFFLVGLLNEFMNRFQAAGDRFFEEISWKQCFLIICIGFFETPPTIKDISEMMGSSHQNIKQILLKLEKLGFLKFVPDEKDKRKQRIILTNKTDKFNKKYEKASAEFINQLFQNVDKNDLDITIKTILQLDNQLKKMK from the coding sequence ATGAAGTATATAATATCGGAAGATAATGATAGTGTATTAAATTTTGGAGATATGGATAAATCTTTTTTTCTAGTGGGATTGCTTAATGAATTTATGAATAGATTTCAAGCAGCGGGAGATAGATTTTTTGAAGAAATTAGTTGGAAACAATGCTTTCTTATTATTTGCATAGGTTTTTTTGAAACACCACCAACAATAAAGGATATCTCTGAAATGATGGGAAGTTCTCATCAGAATATAAAGCAGATACTATTAAAACTTGAGAAGTTAGGATTTTTAAAATTTGTGCCAGATGAAAAGGACAAAAGGAAGCAACGTATTATCCTTACAAACAAAACAGATAAATTTAATAAGAAGTATGAGAAAGCCAGTGCAGAGTTTATAAATCAGTTATTTCAGAATGTCGATAAAAATGATCTAGATATTACAATAAAGACAATATTACAGCTAGATAATCAGTTAAAGAAAATGAAGTAG
- a CDS encoding beta-class carbonic anhydrase, with translation MSKLEEILEFNKNFVENKEYEKYETSKNPKKKMVILSCMDTRLTDLLPRALNIKNGDAKLIKNAGAAIMHPFGSIMRSIIVAVYEFNADEVFVVGHSGCGMCNLNTEGLLQKVKDRGISEETLNTLANGGIDVKGWLHGFDSVEKSIEDSVNMIKNHPLMPEGVAIHGLIIDPATGKLDVHINGYEK, from the coding sequence ATGAGTAAATTAGAGGAAATTTTAGAATTTAATAAAAATTTTGTAGAAAATAAAGAATATGAGAAATATGAAACATCTAAAAATCCTAAGAAAAAGATGGTAATTTTATCTTGCATGGATACTAGACTTACAGATTTACTTCCAAGAGCGTTAAATATAAAAAATGGTGATGCAAAATTAATAAAGAATGCAGGAGCTGCTATAATGCATCCTTTTGGAAGTATTATGAGAAGTATAATTGTTGCTGTGTATGAGTTTAATGCAGATGAAGTTTTTGTTGTTGGTCATAGTGGATGTGGGATGTGTAATTTAAATACTGAAGGACTATTACAAAAGGTAAAGGATAGAGGAATTTCAGAAGAGACTCTAAATACTCTTGCTAACGGGGGAATTGATGTTAAAGGATGGCTTCATGGATTTGATTCAGTAGAAAAATCTATTGAAGATAGTGTGAATATGATAAAAAATCATCCATTAATGCCAGAAGGTGTTGCTATTCATGGGCTTATTATTGATCCTGCAACAGGTAAACTTGATGTACATATAAATGGATATGAAAAATAA
- a CDS encoding NifB/NifX family molybdenum-iron cluster-binding protein, producing MKIAVTYNDGEIFQHFGHSNQFKIYNVIDNKILDEEVVNTNGSGHGELVTFLAKNDVSTLICGGIGGGAKAALEESGIKLYGGVKGNADKAVKALLSEKLDFNPDVSCSHHDEEHKNDGHVCGEHGCGNHSC from the coding sequence ATGAAAATTGCGGTAACATATAATGATGGAGAAATTTTTCAACATTTTGGTCATTCTAATCAATTTAAAATTTATAATGTAATAGATAATAAAATTTTAGATGAAGAAGTTGTAAATACTAATGGAAGTGGTCATGGAGAGTTAGTTACATTTTTAGCTAAGAATGATGTTAGCACATTAATTTGTGGCGGTATTGGAGGAGGTGCAAAGGCAGCTCTTGAGGAATCAGGAATTAAGTTATATGGCGGAGTAAAGGGAAATGCTGATAAAGCAGTTAAAGCGTTGTTATCTGAAAAACTTGATTTTAATCCGGATGTAAGTTGTAGCCATCATGATGAAGAACATAAAAATGATGGTCATGTATGTGGCGAGCATGGTTGTGGTAATCATAGTTGTTAA
- a CDS encoding flavodoxin domain-containing protein, giving the protein MKSIVIYKSSTGFTKQYAEWIAEEMGIKAIDINKVSTINISDYEYVIFGGWIMASNISGLDKIKQLKPKKLVVFAVGSSLYSEELKNQILKQNNIEEKSFFYMPGGIRFEKLNFIVRFMLKKIRKSVAKKENKSEQEAVSSFDISDKKYITPLINYFDKK; this is encoded by the coding sequence ATGAAATCAATTGTAATTTATAAGAGTTCAACGGGGTTCACAAAACAATATGCAGAGTGGATTGCAGAAGAAATGGGTATTAAAGCTATAGATATTAATAAGGTATCAACAATCAATATATCAGACTATGAATATGTGATTTTTGGTGGTTGGATTATGGCAAGTAATATAAGTGGACTAGATAAAATAAAACAGTTAAAGCCTAAAAAATTAGTTGTGTTTGCTGTGGGATCTTCATTGTATAGTGAAGAATTGAAAAACCAAATTTTAAAACAAAATAATATTGAAGAAAAATCATTTTTCTATATGCCAGGTGGCATTAGATTTGAAAAGCTGAATTTCATAGTTCGTTTTATGTTGAAGAAAATAAGAAAGTCTGTGGCTAAAAAAGAAAATAAATCAGAACAAGAGGCAGTATCTTCTTTTGATATATCTGATAAGAAATATATTACTCCATTAATAAATTATTTTGATAAAAAGTAA
- a CDS encoding DUF134 domain-containing protein encodes MVRPTKLRRIECEPVVSHFIPSEKGIEKLEENILLLEELEAIRLKDLEGFEQYQCAEKMEVSRPTFQRILLSAREKIADSIINGKAIHIQGGNYTKNICNVKCNFCNHKWNESFENLQQIKDGEYTCPTCKSTKISCLKQCKNKFCSKCSKINL; translated from the coding sequence ATGGTAAGACCAACGAAGCTGAGGAGGATAGAGTGTGAGCCGGTGGTTTCTCATTTTATTCCATCAGAAAAAGGTATAGAAAAACTAGAAGAAAATATTTTATTACTAGAAGAGTTAGAAGCAATTAGATTAAAAGATCTAGAAGGATTTGAACAATATCAATGTGCTGAAAAAATGGAGGTTTCAAGACCAACATTTCAAAGAATTTTATTATCAGCAAGAGAGAAGATTGCCGATAGTATAATTAATGGGAAAGCAATTCATATACAAGGAGGCAACTATACAAAAAATATATGTAATGTTAAATGTAACTTTTGCAATCATAAGTGGAATGAGAGTTTTGAAAACTTACAGCAAATAAAAGATGGAGAATATACCTGTCCAACATGTAAGTCTACAAAGATTAGTTGTCTAAAGCAATGTAAAAATAAATTTTGCAGTAAATGTTCAAAAATTAATCTGTAA